In Capsicum annuum cultivar UCD-10X-F1 chromosome 11, UCD10Xv1.1, whole genome shotgun sequence, one genomic interval encodes:
- the LOC107871011 gene encoding zinc finger CCCH domain-containing protein 39 has protein sequence MSFSDQPHAPSNFMPMPFSGGDGGDVWPHSPMNHELYESYSQFEHVPFKRMRDSDNNLPNSSTYPAMNSRVNLPNLPGGKGTSHIFYKTRMCAKFLEGTCRNGEHCTFAHGVEDLREPPPNWQDLVREKDRGAENWNDDQKIIHRMKICKKFYNGEECPYGEKCNFLHERPPKFKNDMLRQRESSAISIGTTGNRSDPDLIEISKHGNADSDAVHIKPVYWKTKICSKWETTGQCPFRDRCHFAHGQSELQMPTGRVDTDMLTNSGPITPRSFSVPLVDSSPHTVVNASIQEEKEEKKNLKWKLSKKICRIYGDWLDDLVPPHLLPSKADS, from the exons ATGAGTTTTTCTGATCAACCGCATGCTCCCTCGAACTTTATGCCAATGCCATTCTCTGGTGGTGATGGTGGAGATGTCTGGCCTCATTCTCCGATGAACCACGAGCTCTATGAGTCCTATTCTCAGTTTGAACATGTTCCTTTCAAGAGAATGAGGGATTCCGATAACAACTTGCCAAATTCTTCAACTTACCCTGCTATGAATTCCAGAGTGAATCTACCAAATCTTCCAGGAGGCAAAGGGACGAGTCATATATTTTACAAAACCCGCATGTGTGCCAAGTTCTTAGAAGGGACTTGCAGGAATGGGGAACATTGTACATTTGCTCATGGTGTTGAAGATTTGCGTGAGCCTCCTCCGAATTGGCAGGATCTAGTCCGTGAAAAGGATAGAGGAGCGGAGAATTGGAATGATGATCAGAAAATAATACATAGGATGAAAATTTGCAAGAAGTTTTATAACGGAGAGGAGTGTCCTTATGGAGAGAAGTGTAATTTTCTTCATGAACGTCCTCCAAAATTTAAGAACGACATGCTAAGGCAAAGAGAGAGTTCTGCAATAAGTATCGGAACAACGGGGAACAGAAGTGATCCTGATCTGATTGAGATTAGTAAGCATGGAAATGCCGATTCTGATGCTGTCCACATTAAGCCTGTATATTGGAAGACAAAGATATGCAGCAAGTGGGAGACAACAGGTCAATGCCCCTTCCGTGATCGCTGTCACTTTGCTCACGGCCAATCAG AGTTGCAAATGCCTACTGGCCGAGTTGACACGGACATGCTGACGAATTCTGGCCCCATTACTCCAAGGTCCTTCTCCGTTCCACTCGTGGACTCTTCTCCGCACACAGTGGTTAATGCGTCAAtacaagaagaaaaagaggaaaagaaaaaccTGAAATGGAAACTGTCCAAGAAGATATGTCGGATCTATGGAGATTGGCTTGATGATCTAGTCCCACCGCACCTCTTACCTAGCAAAGCAGACAGCTGA
- the LOC107871013 gene encoding CXXC motif containing zinc binding protein isoform X1, translating to MVNFLLSIMADLENLTDLQPLGGCSDDNFRYHFKPQGGCTEDNFCYHFKLKCGKCGEITQKETYVSLVETVPLPIGKGNTHLIQKCKFCCRDGTVTMITGRGRPLTHEDSEAKKSAPLMLFECRGYEPLDFVFRGEWQAVSLDGTKFTGIDLSGGEEYVDYDEKGGYPVMISNPRAAFHVVK from the exons ATGGTGAACTTCCTGTTATCAATCATGGCGGACCTCGAGAACCTCACCGACCTTCAACCACTAGGCGGTTGCAGTGATGATAACTTCCGTTATCACTTCAAG CCACAAGGCGGTTGCACCGAAGATAACTTCTGTTATCACTTCAAG CTGAAGTGTGGCAAGTGTGGCGAGATCACCCAAAAGGAGACTTATGTGAGCTTGGTCGAAACTGTTCCTCTTCCCATAGGCAAGGGCAACAcccaccttatccagaag TGTAAGTTCTGTTGCAGGGATGGTACAGTAACCATGATCACTGGCCGCGGCCGTCCTCTGACTCACGAGGATAGTGAAGCTAAAAAGTCTGCACCTTTGATGTTATTTGAGTGCAGGGGTTATGAGCCTCTGGATTTTGTTTTCCGAGGAGAATGGCAAGCTGTATCT CTTGATGGAACAAAATTTACAGGCATTGATTTGTCCGGAGGAGAAGAGTATGTTGATTATGATGAGAAGGGGGGGTATCCAGTTATGATTTCCAACCCTCGTGCTGCTTTTCATGTAGTGAAGTAG
- the LOC107871013 gene encoding CXXC motif containing zinc binding protein isoform X2 codes for MVNFLLSIMADLENLTDLQPLGGCSDDNFRYHFKLKCGKCGEITQKETYVSLVETVPLPIGKGNTHLIQKCKFCCRDGTVTMITGRGRPLTHEDSEAKKSAPLMLFECRGYEPLDFVFRGEWQAVSLDGTKFTGIDLSGGEEYVDYDEKGGYPVMISNPRAAFHVVK; via the exons ATGGTGAACTTCCTGTTATCAATCATGGCGGACCTCGAGAACCTCACCGACCTTCAACCACTAGGCGGTTGCAGTGATGATAACTTCCGTTATCACTTCAAG CTGAAGTGTGGCAAGTGTGGCGAGATCACCCAAAAGGAGACTTATGTGAGCTTGGTCGAAACTGTTCCTCTTCCCATAGGCAAGGGCAACAcccaccttatccagaag TGTAAGTTCTGTTGCAGGGATGGTACAGTAACCATGATCACTGGCCGCGGCCGTCCTCTGACTCACGAGGATAGTGAAGCTAAAAAGTCTGCACCTTTGATGTTATTTGAGTGCAGGGGTTATGAGCCTCTGGATTTTGTTTTCCGAGGAGAATGGCAAGCTGTATCT CTTGATGGAACAAAATTTACAGGCATTGATTTGTCCGGAGGAGAAGAGTATGTTGATTATGATGAGAAGGGGGGGTATCCAGTTATGATTTCCAACCCTCGTGCTGCTTTTCATGTAGTGAAGTAG
- the LOC107871012 gene encoding pentatricopeptide repeat-containing protein At1g77360, mitochondrial — MLRQLHQKLCGRTVIFTRMYSSKETMEAKLDPLTRLCKIMMSCKKLGLDTVLDQSGIRISPEMVEDVLKRFENAGMVAYRFFEWAGKQHNYEHSTRTYHSMIGSLAKIRQYQMMWDLVNEMKTKGMLNIETFCIIMRKYARAQKVEETVYTFNIMNKFDVPPNLAAFNGLLSALCKSKNVGKAQEIFDSKKNEFTPDSKTYSILIEGWGRAPNLPKAREVYREMIEVGCNPDIVTYGIMVDILCKACRVDEAVEIVKEMDFNGCKPTSFIYSVLVHTYGLENRIEDAIDTFLEMEKNGVEADVAVYNSLISAFCKVNKFQNTYRVLNDMQFKGVTPNARTCNILLSGLIARGETDNAFKVFRKMLKICDPDADTYTMMIKMFCGRNEMNMARKVWKYMKLKQFVPSMHTFSALINGLCDDADVSGACVLMEEMIEKGMRPGRMTFEKLRKLLLKEEREDVLEFLQQKIDLMVREPLSD, encoded by the coding sequence ATGCTAAGACAGCTTCATCAGAAATTGTGTGGTAGAACAGTGATTTTTACCCGAATGTATAGTTCTAAAGAAACAATGGAAGCTAAACTCGATCCACTGACAAGACTTTGTAAAATTATGATGTCTTGCAAAAAATTGGGCCTTGACACAGTGCTCGACCAAAGCGGGATTAGGATTTCACCGGAGATGGTTGAGGATGTCCTTAAGAGATTTGAGAATGCTGGAATGGTTGCGTATCGTTTCTTTGAATGGGCTGGTAAGCAACATAATTATGAGCATAGCACTAGAACCTACCACTCCATGATTGGATCTCTTGCCAAGATAAGGCAATATCAAATGATGTGGGATCTTGTTAACGAGATGAAAACCAAGGGAATGCTTAATATCGAGACATTttgcataatcatgagaaaatatgcTAGGGCTCAAAAGGTAGAGGAGACTGTATACACTTTCAATATCATGAACAAGTTCGATGTGCCCCCAAATTTAGCCGCTTTTAACGGCTTATTGAGTGCTCTATGCAAATCGAAGAATGTGGGAAAAGCTCAGGAGATTTTCGATAGTAAGAAGAATGAGTTTACTCCTGATTCAAAAACGTATAGCATATTGATCGAGGGGTGGGGAAGGGCTCCCAATCTACCTAAGGCAAGGGAGGTTTACAGGGAAATGATTGAGGTGGGCTGTAATCCCGACATTGTGACTTACGGGATCATGGTTGACATCCTTTGCAAGGCTTGCAGGGTTGATGAAGCTGTTGAAATTGTCAAGGAGATGGATTTCAACGGTTGCAAGCCGACATCCTTTATTTATAGTGTTTTAGTCCATACATATGGGTTAGAAAACCGGATTGAAGATGCGATAGATACATTCCTCGAAATGGAAAAAAATGGAGTTGAGGCTGATGTAGCCGTATATAACTCACTAATTAGTGCTTTCTGTAAGGTGAATAAGTTTCAAAACACCTATAGAGTTCTGAACGACATGCAATTCAAAGGGGTGACTCCCAATGCAAGAACCTGCAATATTCTTCTGAGTGGCTTGATTGCTCGAGGTGAAACTGATAACGCTTTTAAGGTTTTCCGCAAGATGCTCAAAATTTGTGATCCTGATGCAGACACGTATACTATGATGATAAAGATGTTTTGTGGGAGGAATGAGATGAATATGGCCCGTAAAGTATGGAAATATATGAAACTTAAGCAATTTGTTCCAAGCATGCATACTTTTTCTGCACTTATCAATGGACTGTGCGACGACGCTGATGTCTCTGGTGCCTGTGTGTTGATGGAAGAGATGATAGAGAAAGGAATGCGCCCTGGTAGGATGACATTTGAAAAATTAAGGAAACTACTTCTCAAGGAAGAAAGAGAGGATGTACTTGAATTCCTTCAACAGAAAATAGATCTTATGGTCCGGGAGCCCTTGTCTGATTAA
- the LOC107847278 gene encoding kiwellin-like, translating to MSNLAFLSLIFTIFISTSNAISQCNGLCKTLNDCDGQLICINEKCSDDPDVGTNICKNNPLSVPSPTNTCRPSGTVSCNGIHPIYRCSPPVTSSTPAQLTLNDFSSGRDGGGASSCDNRYHDNSERLVALSTGWFAGGSRCDKMIRIRANNGRTVPAKVVDECDSTGGCDEEHAYQSPCKNNIVDGSIAVWRALGLDTDLGVVPITWSMV from the coding sequence ATGTCAAATCTAGCCTTTCTTTCTCtaattttcacaattttcatCTCTACTTCTAACGCCATTTCCCAATGCAATGGCCTTTGTAAAaccttgaatgattgtgatggtCAATTAATTTGCATAAACGAAAAATGCAGCGATGACCCTGACGTTGGAACCAACATTTGCAAAAATAACCCTCTGTCAGTCCCTTCTCCAACGAATACCTGTCGCCCTTCTGGCACAGTCAGTTGTAACGGTATACACCCTATATACCGTTGCTCACCACCTGTCACCTCCTCAACGCCCGCTCAACTTACCCTAAACGACTTCagtagtggtagagatggtggtggTGCATCGTCATGTGACAACCGATATCATGACAACAGCGAAAGACTAGTAGCATTGTCGACTGGATGGTTCGCGGGAGGTTCAAGGTGTGATAAAATGATACGTATACGCGCGAATAATGGTAGGACCGTGCCAGCTAAAGTGGTGGATGAATGTGATTCTACTGGTGGTTGTGATGAGGAACATGCTTATCAAAGTCCATGTAAAAATAACATAGTGGATGGTTCCATTGCTGTGTGGAGAGCTTTAGGGTTGGATACAGATTTGGGTGTAGTTCCTATTACTTGGTCCATGGTCTAG
- the LOC107846839 gene encoding kiwellin encodes MSNLAFLSLIFTIFISTSNAISQCNGPCKTLNDCDGQLICINGKCNDDPDVGTNICKNSPPSVPSPTNTCRPSGTVNCNGIHPIYRCSPPVTSSTPAQLTLNDFSKGGDGGGPSSCDGQYHDNNERIVALSTGWFAGRSRCGKMIRIRANNGRTVTAKVVDECDSTTGCDEEHAYQSPCKNNIVDGSIAVWRGLRLNTDDGIVPVTWSMV; translated from the coding sequence ATGTCAAATCTAGCCTTTCTTTCTCtaattttcacaattttcatCTCTACTTCTAACGCCATTTCCCAATGCAATGGCCCATGTAAAaccttgaatgattgtgatggtCAATTAATTTGCATAAATGGCAAATGTAACGATGACCCTGACGTTGGAACCAACATTTGTAAAAATAGCCCTCCGTCAGTCCCTTCTCCAACCAATACTTGTCGCCCTTCTGGCACAGTCAATTGCAACGGTATACACCCTATATACCGTTGCTCACCACCTGTCACCTCCTCAACACCCGCTCAACTTACCCTCAACGACTTCAGCAAAGGCGGTGATGGGGGTGGTCCATCGTCATGTGATGGGCAATATCATGACAACAACGAAAGAATAGTAGCATTGTCAACTGGATGGTTTGCAGGACGTTCAAGGTGTGGTAAAATGATACGTATTCGCGCGAATAATGGTAGGACCGTAACAGCTAAAGTGGTGGATGAATGTGATTCCACTACTGGTTGTGATGAGGAACATGCTTATCAAAGTCCATGTAAAAACAACATAGTGGATGGTTCCATTGCTGTGTGGAGAGGTTTGAGATTGAATACAGATGATGGTATAGTTCCTGTCACATGGTCCATGGTCTAG